In Choloepus didactylus isolate mChoDid1 chromosome X, mChoDid1.pri, whole genome shotgun sequence, a genomic segment contains:
- the TAF9B gene encoding transcription initiation factor TFIID subunit 9B, which yields MEPSKMAAPKNAPRDALVMAQILKDMGITEYEPRVINQMLEFAFRYVTTILDDAKIYSSHAKKPNVDADDVRLAIQCRADQSFTSPPPRDFLLDIARQKNQTPLPLIKPYAGPRLPPDRYCLTAPNYRLKSLIKKGPNQGRLVPRLSVGAVSSRPTTPTIAAPQTVSVPNKVATPMSVTSQRFTVQIPPQSTPAKPVPATTAVQNVLINPSMIGPKNILITTNMVSSQNTANESNPLKRKHEEDDNDTM from the exons ATGGAGCCGAGCAAGATGGCGGCTCCCAAGAACGCTCCAAGAGATGCCTTG GTGATGGCACAGATCCTGAAAGATATGGGAATTACAGAGTACGAACCAAGGGTTATAAATCAAATGTTGGAATTTGCTTTCC GATATGTGACTACAATTCTGGATGATGCAAAAATTTATTCAAGCCATGCTAAGAAACCTAATGTTGATGCAGATGATGTGAGACTGGCAATCCAGTGTCGTGCTGACCAATCTTTTACCTCTCCTCCCCCAAGAGAT tttttactggaTATTGCAAGGCAGAAAAATCAAACCCCTTTACCACTGATTAAGCCATATGCAGGACCTAGACTGCCACCTGACAGATACTGCTTAACAGCTCCAAACTATAGGCTGAAGTCCTTGATTAAAAAG GGACCTAACCAAGGAAGACTAGTTCCACGGTTAAGTGTTGGTGCTGTTAGTAGCAGACCTACCACTCCTACTATAG CGGCCCCACAAACAGTATCTGTCCCAAATAAGGTTGCAACTCCAATGTCAGTGACAAGCCAAAGATTTACGGTGCAGATTCCACCTCAGTCCACACCTGCCAAACCAG TTCCCGCAACAACTGCAGTTCAAAATGTTCTAATTAATCCTTCAATGATTGGACCCAAAAATATTCTTATTACCACCAATATGGTTTCATCACAGAATACTGCCAATGAATCAAATCCATtgaagagaaaacatgaagaagatGATAATGATACTATGTAA